One segment of Streptomyces sp. NA02950 DNA contains the following:
- a CDS encoding PepSY domain-containing protein, with the protein MKRNIVIATVAAAALIGGGTAVALADSGTGSARSSYGGAAGAAGAAQASGKVAAHPSESDDKDDADNDAKAAAKARVTLSDAAGSALKAVPGTLSSIDLDDDARTAAWDAEILGKDGTWHEVTVDASSGKVLDQHVDRGEDDDARERAALRKAEVSAVQAARKAAAGGGTATSVDIDDDHAAVWEVEVVKNHKERELTVDAQTGKVAQAPSDDDRAEAGDRDDD; encoded by the coding sequence ATGAAGCGCAACATCGTCATCGCCACCGTCGCCGCGGCCGCTCTGATCGGCGGCGGTACGGCCGTCGCCCTGGCGGACAGCGGGACGGGCAGCGCGCGGTCGTCGTACGGCGGTGCGGCCGGTGCGGCCGGTGCGGCTCAGGCTTCCGGGAAGGTGGCGGCCCACCCGTCCGAGTCCGACGACAAGGACGACGCCGACAACGACGCCAAGGCCGCCGCGAAGGCCCGGGTGACGCTCTCCGACGCGGCGGGCTCGGCCCTGAAGGCCGTGCCGGGCACGCTGTCCTCCATCGACCTGGACGACGACGCCCGCACCGCCGCCTGGGACGCGGAGATCCTGGGCAAGGACGGCACGTGGCACGAGGTGACCGTGGACGCCTCCAGCGGCAAGGTGCTGGACCAGCACGTGGACCGCGGGGAGGACGACGACGCGCGTGAGCGTGCCGCGCTGAGGAAGGCCGAGGTGAGCGCGGTCCAGGCGGCCCGGAAGGCCGCGGCGGGCGGTGGCACGGCGACCTCCGTCGACATCGACGACGACCACGCGGCGGTGTGGGAGGTCGAGGTCGTGAAGAACCACAAGGAGCGCGAGCTGACCGTCGACGCGCAGACCGGCAAGGTCGCCCAGGCACCGTCCGACGACGACCGCGCCGAGGCCGGCGACCGCGACGACGACTGA
- a CDS encoding MTH1187 family thiamine-binding protein: protein MIVAFSVTPLGVGEDVGEYVADAVRVVRESGLPNRTDAMFTSVEGEWDEVMAVVKRAVAAVEARAPRVSVVLKADIRPGVTDGLTSKVDTVERHLSA, encoded by the coding sequence ATGATCGTCGCCTTCTCCGTGACCCCGCTGGGGGTCGGCGAGGACGTGGGGGAGTACGTCGCGGACGCGGTGCGGGTGGTCCGCGAATCGGGCCTGCCGAACCGTACGGACGCGATGTTCACCTCGGTCGAAGGTGAATGGGACGAGGTCATGGCCGTCGTCAAGCGCGCGGTCGCGGCGGTGGAGGCCCGGGCACCGCGGGTCTCGGTGGTCCTCAAGGCCGACATCCGGCCGGGTGTGACCGACGGCCTGACCTCGAAGGTGGACACGGTGGAGCGCCACCTCTCCGCCTGA
- a CDS encoding MarR family winged helix-turn-helix transcriptional regulator, producing METENVTRWLSDDEQRAWRTHLDVSRLLTYQLERDLQPFGLTMNDYEILVNLSESEDHRMRMSDLASATLQSKSRLSHQITRMENAGLVRRENCESDRRGLYAVLTEHGWDTMRKVAPHHVDSVRKHFIDLLGADELDALYGSLVPVAEHLRAQRGRV from the coding sequence ATGGAGACCGAGAACGTCACGCGCTGGCTCAGCGACGACGAGCAGCGCGCCTGGCGCACCCATCTGGACGTCAGCCGGCTGCTGACCTACCAGCTCGAACGAGACCTCCAGCCGTTCGGCCTGACCATGAACGACTACGAGATCCTGGTCAACCTCTCGGAGTCGGAGGACCACCGGATGCGGATGAGCGACCTGGCGTCCGCGACCCTCCAGTCCAAGAGCCGTCTCTCCCACCAGATCACCCGGATGGAGAACGCCGGTCTGGTCCGCCGGGAGAACTGCGAGTCGGACCGCCGCGGGCTGTACGCGGTCCTGACCGAGCACGGCTGGGACACCATGCGCAAGGTCGCGCCCCACCACGTCGACTCCGTACGCAAGCACTTCATCGACCTGCTCGGCGCGGACGAACTCGACGCGCTGTACGGGTCGCTGGTACCCGTCGCCGAGCATCTGCGCGCCCAGCGCGGCCGGGTGTAG
- a CDS encoding AIM24 family protein: MAQFRLQGSKVLAVDMTGDGVKAKNGAMVAYEGEMTFKKKSGGGEGLRGMVTRRLTGEQMAVMEVKGHGTCYFADRASEINLVSLHGEKLYVEAENLLCTDAALRTGTTFTGLRGSAQGNGLFTTTVEGTGQAAILSDGTAVVLRVTPQTPLQVDPGAYIAHTGSLQQHFQSGVNFRALIGESGGESFQIRFEGDGLVYVQPSERNTIGGEI; this comes from the coding sequence GTGGCTCAGTTTCGGCTCCAGGGAAGCAAGGTGCTCGCCGTCGACATGACCGGCGACGGCGTCAAGGCCAAGAACGGCGCGATGGTCGCGTACGAGGGGGAGATGACCTTCAAGAAGAAGTCGGGCGGCGGGGAGGGGCTGCGCGGGATGGTGACCCGCCGGCTCACCGGTGAGCAGATGGCGGTCATGGAGGTGAAGGGGCACGGCACGTGCTACTTCGCCGACCGGGCGAGCGAGATCAACCTGGTCTCGCTGCACGGCGAGAAGCTGTATGTCGAGGCGGAGAATCTGCTGTGCACGGACGCCGCGCTGCGCACCGGGACGACCTTCACCGGGCTGCGCGGCTCGGCGCAGGGCAACGGGCTGTTCACCACGACCGTCGAGGGCACCGGCCAGGCGGCGATCCTCTCGGACGGGACGGCGGTCGTGCTGCGGGTCACCCCGCAGACACCGCTGCAGGTCGACCCGGGCGCGTACATAGCCCACACCGGCAGCCTCCAGCAGCACTTCCAGTCGGGGGTGAACTTCCGCGCGCTGATAGGCGAGAGCGGGGGCGAGTCGTTCCAGATCCGCTTCGAGGGCGACGGTCTGGTCTATGTGCAGCCGAGCGAGCGCAACACCATCGGGGGTGAGATCTGA
- a CDS encoding response regulator transcription factor, which yields MRLLIVEDERRLAVSLAKGLRAEGFAVDVAHDGREGLYRAQEGAYDLIVLDIMLPGMNGYHVCGALRAAGSDVPILMLTAKDGEYDEAEGLDTGADDYLTKPFSYVVLLARVRALLRRRGSAASPVVRVGELSVDRGARRVERDGAQIALTAKEFSVLEHLALRPGDVVSKAEILEHVWDFAYDGDPNIVEVYISALRRKLGAGLIETVRGAGYRLRG from the coding sequence ATGCGTTTGCTGATCGTTGAGGACGAACGGCGGCTCGCCGTGTCGCTGGCCAAGGGGCTGCGCGCCGAGGGCTTCGCCGTGGATGTGGCGCACGACGGGCGCGAGGGGCTGTACCGCGCGCAGGAGGGTGCGTACGACCTGATCGTCCTCGACATCATGCTGCCGGGGATGAACGGGTACCACGTGTGCGGGGCGCTCCGGGCGGCCGGCAGCGATGTGCCGATCCTGATGCTCACCGCCAAGGACGGCGAGTACGACGAGGCCGAGGGGCTCGACACCGGCGCCGACGACTATCTGACCAAGCCGTTCTCGTATGTGGTGCTGCTGGCGCGGGTGCGCGCGCTGCTGCGCCGCCGTGGGTCCGCCGCCTCGCCGGTGGTGCGGGTGGGCGAGCTGTCGGTGGACCGGGGCGCCCGGCGGGTGGAGCGGGACGGCGCCCAGATCGCGCTCACCGCCAAGGAGTTCTCCGTGCTGGAGCATCTGGCGCTGCGGCCGGGGGACGTCGTCTCCAAGGCCGAGATCCTGGAGCACGTCTGGGACTTCGCCTACGACGGCGACCCCAACATCGTCGAGGTGTACATCAGCGCCCTGCGCCGCAAACTGGGTGCGGGGCTGATCGAAACGGTGCGGGGAGCGGGGTACCGCCTCCGTGGGTAA
- a CDS encoding AIM24 family protein, whose protein sequence is MNGPVIHDAHTLPVDDNINPYAFSVDLDGQWFLQKGKMVAYYGKIDFQGIGLGRLDRLIAGSFHSPLHAADWVVAEGRGKMVLADRAFDVNSYDLDNGNLTIRSGNLLAFQPSLALKQSIVPGFLTLIGTGKFVAASNGPVVFMEPPLRVDPEALVGWADCPSPCHHYDHAYLRGIVGGIRAHTGLGGTSGEEHQFEFVGAGTVLLQSTERMLDGIAVGQTGGTGS, encoded by the coding sequence GTGAACGGCCCCGTCATCCATGACGCGCACACCCTCCCGGTCGACGACAACATCAATCCGTACGCCTTCAGCGTGGACCTCGACGGCCAGTGGTTCCTGCAGAAGGGGAAGATGGTCGCCTACTACGGGAAGATCGACTTCCAGGGCATCGGACTCGGCCGTCTCGACCGGCTGATCGCGGGCAGTTTCCACTCCCCGCTGCACGCCGCGGACTGGGTGGTGGCCGAGGGCCGGGGCAAGATGGTGCTCGCGGACCGCGCGTTCGACGTCAACTCCTATGACCTGGACAACGGGAACCTCACCATCCGCTCCGGCAATCTGCTCGCCTTCCAGCCCTCGCTGGCACTGAAGCAGTCGATCGTGCCGGGCTTCCTGACCCTCATCGGCACGGGGAAGTTCGTGGCCGCCTCCAACGGTCCCGTGGTCTTCATGGAGCCGCCGCTGCGGGTGGATCCGGAGGCCCTGGTGGGCTGGGCCGACTGCCCCTCCCCCTGCCACCATTACGACCACGCCTATCTGCGGGGGATCGTGGGCGGCATCCGGGCGCACACCGGCCTCGGGGGAACTTCCGGCGAGGAGCACCAGTTCGAGTTCGTGGGGGCCGGGACGGTACTGCTCCAGTCCACGGAGCGGATGCTGGACGGCATAGCCGTCGGACAGACGGGGGGTACCGGTTCGTGA
- a CDS encoding AIM24 family protein: MPFTMLTSRMVQAEVAPGRTLFSQRGAMLAYRGDVRFTPSITGGQGGVMGMIGRRIAGEATPLMTVEGQGTVMFGHGGHHVEVIDLAGDTLHVESDRLLAFDGSLRQGTMFMGSQGGVMGMVRGQVTGQGLFTTTLEGQGSAAVMAHGGVIQLPIGPGRPVHVDPQAYVAHRGDVRNKLSTAIGWRDMVGRGSGEAFQLELSGSGTVYVQASEEKL, encoded by the coding sequence ATGCCGTTCACCATGCTCACCTCGCGGATGGTGCAGGCCGAGGTGGCGCCCGGCCGGACGCTGTTCAGCCAGCGCGGCGCGATGCTCGCCTACCGCGGGGACGTGCGGTTCACGCCCAGCATCACCGGCGGCCAGGGCGGGGTGATGGGCATGATCGGCCGCCGGATCGCGGGCGAGGCCACTCCGCTGATGACGGTCGAGGGCCAGGGCACCGTGATGTTCGGCCACGGCGGACACCACGTGGAGGTGATCGACCTGGCCGGGGACACCCTCCATGTGGAGTCGGACCGGCTGCTGGCCTTCGACGGCTCGCTGCGCCAGGGCACGATGTTCATGGGCTCCCAGGGCGGGGTGATGGGGATGGTGCGCGGCCAGGTCACCGGGCAGGGGTTGTTCACCACGACCCTGGAGGGCCAGGGCTCCGCGGCGGTCATGGCACACGGCGGGGTGATCCAGTTGCCGATCGGCCCCGGACGGCCGGTCCATGTCGATCCGCAGGCGTATGTCGCCCACCGGGGTGATGTCCGCAATAAGCTCTCGACGGCCATCGGCTGGCGCGACATGGTGGGCCGCGGCTCGGGCGAGGCGTTCCAGCTCGAGCTGTCCGGCAGCGGCACGGTCTATGTCCAGGCATCGGAGGAGAAGCTGTGA
- a CDS encoding DUF3817 domain-containing protein, which translates to MDFKTATALRRLRLVSAPEAVSFLLLLICSVLKRTTDFDAVPVMGWVHAALFILYLVFWADAWNRTRWKWQTAALYFALAVLPTGGFFAERMLKREAEASVIAARARREGVVNV; encoded by the coding sequence GTGGACTTCAAGACCGCCACCGCGCTGCGCCGGCTCCGCCTGGTGTCCGCGCCCGAGGCCGTGTCCTTCCTCCTGCTGCTGATCTGCTCGGTCCTCAAGAGGACGACCGACTTCGACGCGGTGCCGGTGATGGGCTGGGTGCACGCCGCCCTCTTCATCCTCTACCTGGTGTTCTGGGCGGACGCCTGGAACCGCACCAGGTGGAAGTGGCAGACCGCCGCCCTCTACTTCGCCCTCGCCGTCCTGCCCACCGGCGGCTTCTTCGCCGAGCGCATGCTGAAGCGGGAGGCCGAGGCGAGCGTGATCGCGGCCCGTGCCCGCCGCGAGGGCGTGGTCAACGTATGA
- a CDS encoding HAMP domain-containing sensor histidine kinase, which yields MGKVFGSVRARAALGATVVVAVALVAAGFAVLAVLRGNLADRAEVDAGAAARAVASKVAGGVAYRELDLGDDTPVQIVDEDHRVRAVSDDLQAVTGTGSPSVRPVAAPSDDDADADDDTADDGGTGEVSSAPEYTNGSARIDGTTAEYRWAAVEATDAHGDDVTVYAGAPLATEQGAVGTVRQAMLIGLPLLLVVVAGVTWLVTRRALRPVEGIRREMAAITASTDLSRRVPEPPSYDEVAALARTTNETLAALEASVERQRAFVADASHELRSPVASLRTQLEVGAAHPELLDVDGAVEDVVRLQRLAADLLLLARLDAGERPDRTARVALDGMVREELSQRTGDRVPVVTELAAAEVTGSRGQLSRVLGNLVDNAQRHARGEVRVSVRAEGGRAVLGVADDGAGVPGSERERIFERFVRLDDARSRDDGGAGLGLAIARDVAERHGGTLTVREGPGGGALFELDLPLGERPGPG from the coding sequence GTGGGTAAGGTCTTCGGTTCCGTACGGGCCCGGGCGGCGTTGGGCGCGACCGTGGTGGTGGCGGTGGCGCTGGTGGCCGCGGGGTTCGCGGTGCTGGCGGTGCTGCGGGGCAATCTGGCGGACCGGGCCGAGGTCGATGCCGGGGCCGCCGCCCGGGCGGTCGCGTCGAAGGTCGCCGGTGGGGTGGCGTACCGGGAGCTGGACCTCGGTGACGACACCCCGGTGCAGATCGTGGACGAGGACCACCGGGTCCGGGCGGTCAGCGACGACCTCCAGGCCGTGACGGGCACCGGCAGCCCCTCGGTGCGGCCGGTGGCGGCGCCCTCCGATGATGACGCCGACGCCGATGACGACACCGCTGACGACGGCGGCACCGGAGAGGTCTCCTCGGCCCCGGAGTACACCAACGGCTCGGCCCGGATCGACGGCACGACCGCGGAGTACCGCTGGGCCGCTGTCGAGGCCACCGACGCGCACGGCGACGACGTCACCGTCTACGCGGGCGCCCCGCTGGCAACCGAGCAGGGCGCGGTGGGCACCGTGCGGCAGGCGATGCTGATCGGACTGCCGCTGCTGCTGGTGGTCGTGGCCGGGGTGACCTGGCTGGTGACCCGGCGGGCACTGCGGCCGGTGGAAGGGATCCGCCGGGAGATGGCCGCCATCACCGCCAGCACCGATCTGTCCCGGCGGGTGCCGGAGCCCCCCTCGTACGACGAGGTGGCGGCGCTGGCCCGGACGACCAACGAGACGCTCGCGGCGCTGGAGGCGTCGGTCGAGCGGCAGCGGGCGTTCGTGGCGGACGCCTCCCATGAGCTGCGCTCCCCGGTGGCCTCGCTCCGTACCCAGCTGGAGGTGGGCGCCGCCCATCCCGAACTGCTGGATGTGGACGGTGCCGTGGAGGACGTGGTGCGGCTCCAGCGGCTGGCCGCCGATCTGCTGCTGCTGGCCCGGCTGGACGCCGGGGAGCGGCCCGACCGCACCGCGCGGGTCGCGCTGGACGGGATGGTGCGCGAGGAGCTGTCGCAGCGGACGGGGGACCGGGTGCCGGTGGTCACCGAACTGGCCGCGGCGGAGGTGACCGGTTCGCGCGGGCAGCTCTCGCGGGTGCTGGGGAACCTGGTCGACAACGCCCAGCGGCACGCGCGGGGCGAGGTGCGGGTGTCGGTGCGCGCCGAGGGCGGCCGGGCCGTGCTGGGGGTCGCCGACGACGGCGCCGGGGTGCCCGGGAGCGAACGGGAGCGGATCTTCGAGCGGTTCGTACGGCTGGACGACGCCCGCAGCCGCGACGATGGCGGGGCCGGGCTCGGCCTCGCCATCGCGCGGGATGTGGCGGAGCGCCACGGCGGCACACTGACCGTGCGTGAGGGGCCCGGCGGTGGCGCCCTGTTCGAACTGGACCTCCCGCTGGGCGAGCGGCCCGGTCCCGGGTGA